A genomic window from Treponema maltophilum ATCC 51939 includes:
- a CDS encoding alpha/beta fold hydrolase — protein MTTVLDRVQSYPGFEPLSDADFARDMDERVVPFVNRLRKDHRLKTENGKDIYCETLVPDAKKVRGLIVLFHGFCEFCSKFDEFTYYILQQGYALCRFDEFGHGFSGREIDDSSKVHIERFQTYVDCAYEVVVKIAEPLAAELGKTLGDGKERDGGKALPLLLFSHSMGGAVAALFLEQHPSVFKAAVLASPMLEFFPKKRSQNTAHLFVKMLRVFGKGKMYFPGQKKFDGTYSFSAEKALTCSKNRFLYHFNKRHAQKRYQTWGGTVAWLDESVKAINRIFKKKALKKITEPILVFQAEKDATVSNGGQNRFVEAVPSARLAVCPGANHELYNGTDETLRRWYPELFKFYDEFSK, from the coding sequence ATGACAACCGTACTCGATAGGGTGCAAAGCTATCCCGGCTTTGAACCTTTAAGCGACGCCGATTTTGCGCGCGATATGGATGAGCGCGTCGTTCCATTCGTAAACAGGCTGCGCAAAGATCATAGGCTTAAAACCGAAAACGGCAAAGATATCTATTGCGAAACCTTGGTTCCGGATGCGAAAAAGGTACGCGGTCTTATCGTGTTGTTTCACGGTTTTTGCGAATTCTGTTCCAAATTCGACGAATTCACCTATTATATTTTGCAGCAGGGCTACGCGCTGTGCCGCTTTGATGAATTCGGGCACGGATTTTCGGGACGGGAAATCGACGATTCCTCCAAAGTGCATATCGAGCGTTTTCAAACCTATGTAGACTGTGCGTATGAAGTTGTTGTAAAAATTGCCGAACCGCTTGCAGCGGAATTGGGGAAAACGCTGGGCGACGGAAAAGAACGGGACGGCGGAAAAGCGCTGCCCCTGCTTTTGTTTTCGCATTCTATGGGCGGAGCGGTTGCCGCATTGTTTTTGGAACAGCACCCTTCCGTTTTTAAGGCGGCCGTTCTCGCTTCCCCGATGCTGGAGTTCTTTCCGAAAAAACGTTCTCAAAACACGGCGCATCTTTTCGTAAAAATGCTGCGCGTTTTCGGCAAGGGAAAAATGTATTTTCCCGGTCAAAAGAAATTCGACGGCACCTATTCGTTTTCTGCGGAAAAAGCGCTTACGTGCAGCAAAAACCGCTTTTTGTACCATTTTAACAAGCGGCATGCGCAAAAGCGCTACCAAACATGGGGTGGAACCGTCGCTTGGCTGGACGAATCGGTTAAGGCCATAAACCGTATTTTTAAGAAAAAAGCGCTTAAAAAAATTACCGAACCGATTCTCGTTTTTCAGGCGGAAAAAGACGCAACGGTTTCCAACGGCGGGCAAAACCGCTTCGTCGAAGCCGTTCCTTCGGCGCGTTTGGCGGTTTGTCCCGGTGCGAACCACGAATTGTACAACGGCACGGACGAAACGCTGCGTCGATGGTACCCCGAGTTGTTTAAATTCTACGATGAATTTTCAAAATAG
- a CDS encoding YitT family protein yields MNFQNSMDKANAQKIGGKIKRLFLIIFASVLFSANIKIFVRAGSLLPGGFTGLTLLIQQIFFRFAHTTVPFSVINFILNSIPAMISFRFIGKNYTLYSVLMIILSGLLTDMLPLHPFTDDILLAAVFGGFFNALAISLCLFAGATSGGTDFIAIFISEKYGRDAWNYILVANMCILAVDGFMFGWDRALYSILFQFTSTQLLNYLYRRYQKMTLFVITTKTEEVFEVIKVDTHHGATVFHGYGCYNHTDRDLLYSVVSGDEVRRVIPKIKKADPGAFINVVRSKEISGRFYLRPND; encoded by the coding sequence ATGAATTTTCAAAATAGTATGGATAAAGCAAACGCGCAAAAAATCGGCGGAAAAATCAAGCGCCTGTTTTTAATTATTTTCGCATCCGTTCTTTTTTCCGCAAACATCAAAATCTTTGTCCGCGCAGGCTCTCTTTTGCCGGGCGGCTTTACGGGTTTGACGCTGCTTATTCAGCAAATCTTTTTTCGTTTTGCGCACACAACTGTTCCGTTCAGCGTTATCAATTTTATCTTGAACAGCATTCCGGCCATGATCAGCTTTCGGTTTATCGGCAAAAACTACACGCTTTATTCGGTTCTCATGATTATTCTTTCCGGCCTTTTAACCGACATGTTGCCGCTTCATCCTTTTACTGACGACATCCTTTTGGCGGCCGTTTTCGGAGGGTTTTTTAACGCGCTGGCAATCAGCCTGTGTCTGTTTGCCGGAGCGACCAGCGGCGGAACCGACTTTATCGCGATTTTTATTTCCGAAAAATACGGGCGCGATGCGTGGAATTATATTCTCGTTGCCAATATGTGCATATTGGCGGTGGACGGTTTTATGTTCGGCTGGGACCGCGCGCTGTATTCGATTTTGTTCCAGTTTACGTCGACGCAGCTTTTAAACTATCTGTATCGGCGCTACCAAAAGATGACGCTGTTCGTCATAACGACCAAAACCGAAGAAGTGTTTGAAGTCATCAAGGTAGACACGCATCACGGTGCAACGGTGTTTCACGGGTACGGCTGCTATAATCACACCGACCGCGACCTTTTGTATTCGGTCGTTTCGGGCGACGAAGTGCGCCGTGTGATTCCCAAAATAAAAAAGGCCGATCCGGGCGCGTTTATAAATGTTGTGCGCTCGAAAGAAATTTCCGGGCGGTTTTATCTCAGGCCGAACGATTAG